A single region of the Aeromonas hydrophila subsp. hydrophila ATCC 7966 genome encodes:
- the aceF gene encoding pyruvate dehydrogenase complex dihydrolipoyllysine-residue acetyltransferase: MSKQIMVPDIGADEVEVTEIMVAVGDKVELDQSIIAVEGDKASMEVPAPSAGIVKEILIKVGDKVATGSQIMIFEAEGAAAPAPVQAAAPVAAAPAAAPAAAARKDVHVPDIGDDEVDVTEIMVAVGDMVEADQSIIAVEGDKASMEVPAPFAGRVVEIKVAAGAKVSTGSLVMVFEVAGAAPAVAAAPAQAAAPVAAAPVAAAAKEVNVPDIGGDEVEVTEIMVAVGDKVEADQSLIAVEGDKASMEVPAPFAGVVKEIKVKAGDKVSTGSLIMVFEVAGAAPAAAVAPVAQAVAPVAAAPVAAAPTPVAQAAAASDFVANDAYVHASPAVRRLAREFGVNLAKVKASGRKGRIVKEDVQAYVKDAVKRAESAPAAGQGTGNGMSVLAWPKVDFSKFGDVEEVDLTRIQKISGPNLHRNWVMIPHVTQFDEADTTELEAFRKEQNAMLEKQKADVKITPLVFILKAAAKALEAHPRFCSSLSEDGSKLIMKKYIHIGVAVDTPNGLVVPVVRDVNKKGIMELSRDLAEISKKARAGKLTAADMQGGCFTISSLGGIGGTSFTPIVNAPEVAILGVSKSEMKPKWNGKEFAPRLMLPLALSYDHRVIDGADGARFITTMNGVLSDIRRLVL, from the coding sequence ATGTCCAAACAGATTATGGTGCCGGATATCGGCGCCGATGAAGTTGAAGTCACCGAGATCATGGTGGCCGTGGGTGACAAGGTCGAACTCGATCAGTCCATCATCGCGGTAGAAGGTGACAAGGCCTCCATGGAAGTACCGGCCCCGTCCGCCGGTATCGTCAAAGAGATCCTGATCAAGGTGGGTGACAAGGTTGCCACCGGTTCCCAGATCATGATCTTCGAAGCCGAAGGTGCTGCCGCACCTGCGCCGGTTCAGGCGGCTGCACCGGTTGCAGCCGCACCGGCCGCCGCTCCTGCTGCTGCCGCTCGCAAAGACGTGCACGTGCCGGACATCGGTGACGACGAAGTGGACGTGACCGAGATCATGGTTGCCGTGGGCGACATGGTTGAAGCCGACCAGTCCATCATCGCCGTGGAAGGTGACAAGGCCTCCATGGAAGTGCCGGCACCGTTCGCCGGCCGCGTGGTCGAGATCAAGGTTGCCGCTGGCGCCAAGGTCTCTACCGGTTCCCTGGTGATGGTCTTTGAAGTGGCTGGCGCCGCTCCTGCCGTTGCTGCTGCACCGGCCCAGGCTGCCGCTCCCGTGGCTGCTGCCCCGGTTGCCGCCGCTGCCAAAGAGGTCAACGTACCGGATATCGGTGGCGACGAAGTCGAAGTCACCGAGATCATGGTCGCCGTGGGTGACAAGGTTGAAGCCGACCAGTCCCTGATCGCCGTGGAAGGTGACAAGGCCTCCATGGAAGTGCCTGCCCCGTTCGCCGGTGTGGTCAAAGAGATCAAGGTGAAGGCGGGTGACAAGGTCTCCACCGGTTCCCTGATCATGGTATTCGAAGTGGCTGGTGCTGCTCCGGCCGCCGCAGTTGCCCCGGTTGCTCAGGCTGTCGCCCCGGTCGCTGCTGCCCCTGTTGCAGCTGCTCCGACGCCGGTTGCCCAGGCTGCTGCCGCCTCCGACTTCGTTGCCAACGATGCCTACGTACACGCCTCTCCGGCCGTGCGCCGTCTGGCGCGCGAGTTCGGTGTCAACCTGGCCAAGGTGAAAGCCTCCGGTCGCAAGGGCCGCATCGTCAAAGAAGACGTGCAGGCTTACGTGAAGGATGCGGTCAAGCGCGCCGAGTCCGCTCCGGCTGCAGGTCAAGGCACTGGCAACGGCATGAGTGTGCTGGCGTGGCCGAAGGTCGATTTCAGCAAGTTCGGTGATGTGGAAGAGGTCGATCTGACCCGCATCCAGAAGATTTCCGGTCCGAACCTGCACCGCAACTGGGTCATGATCCCCCATGTCACCCAGTTCGACGAAGCGGATACCACCGAGCTGGAAGCGTTCCGCAAAGAGCAGAACGCGATGCTCGAGAAGCAGAAGGCAGACGTGAAGATCACCCCGCTGGTGTTCATCCTGAAAGCCGCCGCCAAGGCACTGGAAGCCCACCCGCGCTTCTGCAGCTCCCTGTCCGAAGATGGCAGCAAGCTGATCATGAAGAAGTACATCCACATCGGTGTGGCGGTGGATACCCCCAACGGTCTGGTTGTGCCCGTGGTGCGCGACGTCAACAAGAAGGGCATCATGGAGCTGTCTCGCGATCTGGCCGAGATCTCCAAGAAGGCCCGTGCCGGCAAGCTGACCGCTGCCGACATGCAGGGCGGTTGCTTCACCATCTCCAGCCTGGGTGGCATCGGCGGTACCAGCTTTACCCCGATCGTCAACGCGCCAGAAGTGGCCATCCTCGGTGTCTCCAAGTCCGAGATGAAGCCGAAGTGGAACGGCAAAGAGTTCGCGCCGCGCCTGATGCTGCCGCTGGCCCTGAGCTACGACCACCGCGTCATCGATGGTGCCGATGGAGCTCGCTTCATCACCACCATGAACGGCGTGCTGTCCGACATCCGTCGACTGGTCCTGTAA
- the ampD gene encoding 1,6-anhydro-N-acetylmuramyl-L-alanine amidase AmpD: MTQPKIVFSIDSDGWCEQARKVPSPHHNERATPNDISLLVVHGISLPPGEFGGPFIDDLFLGRLDPDAHPYFAGIHQLRVSAHCLIRRDGELVQYVPFGARAWHAGVSSWQGREACNDFSIGIELEGTDEHPYTDAQYEALVGLSRTLSSHYPAITADRIVGHCDIAPGRKTDPGDSFEWPRYRQALNFK, encoded by the coding sequence ATGACTCAGCCAAAAATAGTATTTTCCATTGATTCAGACGGTTGGTGTGAGCAAGCCCGCAAGGTGCCGTCACCGCACCACAACGAGCGGGCCACCCCGAACGATATCTCCCTGCTGGTGGTGCATGGCATCAGCCTGCCGCCTGGCGAGTTTGGCGGTCCCTTCATCGATGATCTTTTCCTTGGGCGGCTCGATCCCGACGCTCACCCCTATTTTGCCGGTATCCATCAGCTGCGGGTCTCGGCACATTGCCTGATCCGGCGCGACGGTGAGCTGGTGCAATATGTGCCGTTTGGTGCCAGAGCCTGGCATGCTGGGGTATCGAGCTGGCAGGGACGAGAGGCGTGCAACGACTTTTCCATCGGGATCGAGCTGGAAGGGACCGATGAGCACCCCTACACCGACGCACAATACGAGGCATTGGTTGGGCTCAGCCGAACCTTGTCCAGCCATTACCCCGCCATTACGGCGGATCGTATCGTCGGCCATTGCGACATAGCGCCGGGGCGCAAGACGGATCCGGGTGACAGTTTCGAATGGCCGCGCTACCGTCAGGCACTCAACTTTAAGTGA
- a CDS encoding retropepsin-like aspartic protease family protein, protein MHPMARRFWLLAWLSLMGLLTLYFHAREQPSVTASGDLLLKADASGHYRLEGAINGQPVQLLLDTGATRITVPQQVAERLGLTARGSSQVNTAAGFIRVGNGTIETLAMGPLTLYDLAIFINPAAAGDEVLVGMNALGRLELVQKERQLLLRPLQE, encoded by the coding sequence ATGCACCCGATGGCACGCCGCTTCTGGTTGCTGGCCTGGCTCTCCCTGATGGGATTGCTGACCCTCTATTTTCATGCCCGCGAACAACCGTCGGTGACCGCCAGCGGCGACCTGCTGCTCAAGGCCGATGCCAGCGGCCACTATCGTCTGGAGGGTGCCATCAACGGTCAGCCGGTGCAACTGCTGCTCGATACCGGTGCGACCCGCATTACCGTGCCACAACAGGTTGCCGAACGGCTTGGCCTGACCGCCCGCGGCAGCAGTCAGGTGAATACGGCAGCCGGCTTTATCCGGGTCGGCAACGGCACCATCGAAACGCTGGCGATGGGACCACTGACCTTGTACGATCTGGCCATCTTCATCAATCCGGCAGCGGCTGGCGACGAGGTGCTGGTAGGCATGAACGCCCTCGGCCGGCTGGAGCTGGTTCAAAAGGAGCGGCAGTTGCTGCTCAGACCTTTGCAGGAATAA
- the nadC gene encoding carboxylating nicotinate-nucleotide diphosphorylase encodes MLQQDIRRAVRAALLEDLGDALTPLDQPDASADITAQLIPADRLASARVITREAGVFCGQPWVDEVFVQLGGEVRVEWLVQDGEVLSPNQELFRLHGPARVLLTGERNALNFVQTLSGVASLTARYVAELADTDCRLLDTRKTLPGLRSAQKYAVTCGGGKNHRIGLFDAYLIKENHILACGGIAEAISEARRLNPGKPVEVEVESLVELEQALAAGADIVMLDNFDIPMMREAVALNQSRAKLEVSGNVTLDTLADYAATGVDFISVGALTKHVRALDLSMRFI; translated from the coding sequence ATGCTACAACAGGACATCCGCCGCGCCGTGCGCGCCGCACTACTCGAAGACTTGGGCGATGCCCTCACCCCGTTGGATCAACCGGATGCCAGCGCCGACATCACGGCTCAGCTGATCCCGGCGGATCGCCTCGCCAGCGCCAGGGTCATCACCCGCGAGGCTGGCGTATTTTGCGGCCAGCCCTGGGTCGATGAGGTGTTTGTCCAGCTTGGTGGCGAAGTCAGAGTTGAATGGCTGGTACAAGATGGCGAAGTGCTCTCCCCCAATCAGGAACTGTTTCGCCTGCATGGCCCGGCCCGCGTGTTGCTGACCGGTGAGCGCAATGCCCTCAACTTCGTGCAGACCCTCTCCGGAGTGGCCTCTCTTACCGCTCGCTACGTGGCCGAGCTGGCAGATACCGATTGTCGGCTGCTCGATACCCGCAAGACCCTGCCAGGACTGCGCAGCGCCCAGAAGTACGCTGTCACCTGCGGCGGCGGCAAGAACCACAGGATCGGCCTGTTCGACGCTTACCTCATCAAGGAGAATCACATTCTCGCCTGTGGCGGCATCGCTGAAGCAATCAGCGAAGCCCGCCGTCTCAACCCGGGTAAACCGGTAGAGGTAGAAGTCGAATCCCTGGTCGAGCTGGAGCAGGCCTTGGCTGCCGGTGCCGACATAGTGATGCTGGATAACTTCGACATTCCCATGATGCGCGAGGCGGTTGCCCTCAATCAGAGCCGGGCCAAGCTGGAGGTATCTGGCAACGTTACGCTAGATACCCTAGCTGACTATGCCGCGACCGGCGTCGATTTTATCTCGGTCGGCGCCCTGACCAAGCATGTACGCGCCCTGGATCTCTCGATGCGATTCATCTAG
- the aceE gene encoding pyruvate dehydrogenase (acetyl-transferring), homodimeric type, with product MSDILKNDVDPIETLEWLASLESLLREEGPQRAQFILEQLAEKARASGVDVAAKANRDYINTIPSSEEPDYPGDLEMERRIRAIIRWNAMMIVLRASKKDLDLGGHMSSFASSATIYEVCYNHFFRARSEKDGGDLVYFQGHISPGIYARAFAEGRLTEEQLDNFRQEVDGKGIPSYPHPKLMPDFWQFPTVSMGLGPIAAIYQARFLKYLTDRGIKDCSEQTVYAFLGDGEMDEPEAKGALTVAVREKLDNLVFVVNCNLQRLDGPVVGNGKVINELEGLFSGAGWDVTKVIWGRKWDELLKKDTSGKLIQLMNETVDGDYQTMKSRDGGYVREHFFNRYPETAALVKDMTDEEIFALNRGGHDPRKLFAAFSKAAATKGKPTVILAKTIKGYGMGEAAEGKNIAHQVKKMDLGSVRHLRDRFNLPVTDEQLETLPYLKIEEGTEEHKYLHARRAALKGYVPTRLRESTTKLEIPALDAFGPLLGEQAREISTTMAFVRSLNVMLKDKSIGKRIVPILADEARTFGMEGLFRQIGIYSPHGQQYTPQDRDIVSYYKEDKQGQVLQDGINELGAMSSWLAAATSYSTNDCPMIPFYIYYSMFGFQRIGDMAWAAGDQQARGFLLGATSGRTTLNGEGLQHEDGHSHILANTIPNCVSYDPSYAYEVAVIVQDGLRRMYGEKPENVFYYITTLNENYAMPAMPEGAEEGIRKGIYKLETVAGTKAKVQLLGCGSILGHVRTAAQILASEYGIGSDVFSVTSFNELARDGQDADRWNMLHPNADARVPYIAQVLGSEATIAATDYMKSFADQVRAFVPTENYRVLGTDGYGRSDSRANLRRHFEVNEFYVVVAALTELAKRGEVDKQVVADAIAKYGIDADKVNPLYA from the coding sequence ATGTCTGATATCCTGAAGAACGATGTGGACCCGATAGAAACGCTGGAGTGGCTTGCCTCTCTGGAATCCCTGCTGCGTGAAGAGGGTCCCCAACGCGCTCAGTTCATCCTTGAACAGTTGGCCGAGAAAGCCCGCGCAAGCGGTGTGGACGTGGCTGCCAAGGCAAACCGCGATTACATCAACACCATCCCGTCCAGCGAAGAGCCGGACTACCCGGGCGACCTGGAGATGGAGCGCCGCATTCGCGCCATCATCCGCTGGAACGCCATGATGATCGTGCTGCGCGCTTCCAAGAAAGACCTGGACCTGGGTGGTCACATGTCTTCCTTCGCTTCTTCCGCGACCATCTACGAAGTCTGCTACAACCACTTCTTCCGCGCTCGCAGCGAGAAGGACGGTGGCGACCTGGTCTACTTCCAGGGTCACATCTCCCCGGGCATCTATGCTCGTGCCTTCGCTGAAGGTCGTCTGACCGAAGAGCAGCTGGACAACTTCCGTCAGGAAGTGGATGGCAAGGGTATCCCTTCCTACCCGCACCCGAAACTGATGCCGGACTTCTGGCAGTTCCCGACCGTCTCCATGGGTCTGGGCCCCATCGCCGCCATCTATCAGGCTCGCTTCCTGAAGTACCTGACCGACCGTGGCATCAAGGATTGCTCCGAGCAGACCGTTTACGCCTTCCTGGGTGATGGCGAGATGGACGAGCCGGAAGCCAAGGGCGCCCTGACCGTTGCCGTGCGTGAAAAGCTCGACAACCTGGTGTTCGTGGTCAACTGCAACCTGCAGCGTCTGGATGGCCCGGTTGTCGGCAACGGCAAGGTCATCAACGAGCTGGAAGGCCTGTTCTCCGGCGCTGGCTGGGACGTCACCAAGGTGATCTGGGGTCGCAAGTGGGATGAGCTGCTGAAGAAAGACACTTCCGGCAAGCTGATCCAGCTGATGAACGAGACCGTGGACGGTGACTACCAGACCATGAAGTCCCGTGATGGCGGCTACGTGCGCGAGCACTTCTTCAACCGTTACCCGGAAACTGCCGCGCTGGTCAAAGACATGACCGACGAGGAGATCTTCGCCCTGAACCGCGGTGGTCACGATCCTCGCAAACTGTTCGCCGCCTTCTCCAAGGCTGCGGCGACCAAGGGCAAGCCGACCGTGATCCTGGCCAAGACCATCAAGGGTTACGGCATGGGTGAAGCAGCCGAAGGCAAGAACATCGCTCACCAGGTCAAGAAGATGGATCTGGGCTCCGTGCGTCACCTGCGCGATCGTTTCAACCTGCCGGTCACCGACGAGCAGCTGGAAACCCTGCCGTACCTGAAGATCGAAGAGGGTACCGAAGAGCACAAGTACCTGCACGCCCGTCGTGCCGCGCTGAAGGGCTATGTACCGACCCGTCTGCGCGAGAGCACCACCAAGCTGGAAATCCCGGCGCTGGATGCTTTTGGTCCGCTGCTGGGTGAACAGGCGCGCGAAATCTCCACCACCATGGCGTTCGTGCGTTCCCTGAACGTGATGCTGAAAGACAAGTCCATCGGCAAGCGCATCGTCCCGATCCTGGCTGACGAAGCCCGTACCTTCGGTATGGAAGGTCTGTTCCGCCAGATCGGTATCTACAGCCCGCACGGTCAGCAGTACACCCCGCAAGACCGCGACATCGTTTCCTACTACAAGGAAGACAAGCAGGGTCAGGTTCTGCAAGACGGCATCAACGAGCTGGGCGCCATGTCCTCCTGGCTGGCTGCTGCGACCTCTTACAGCACCAACGATTGCCCGATGATCCCGTTCTACATCTACTACTCCATGTTCGGCTTCCAGCGGATCGGCGACATGGCGTGGGCAGCCGGTGACCAGCAAGCCCGTGGCTTCCTGCTGGGTGCGACCTCCGGTCGTACTACCCTGAACGGCGAAGGTCTGCAGCACGAAGATGGTCACAGCCACATCCTGGCCAACACCATCCCGAACTGCGTCTCCTACGACCCATCCTACGCCTATGAAGTAGCGGTGATCGTACAGGACGGTCTGCGTCGCATGTACGGTGAGAAGCCGGAGAACGTCTTCTACTACATCACCACCCTGAACGAGAACTACGCCATGCCGGCCATGCCGGAAGGCGCCGAGGAAGGCATCCGCAAGGGTATCTACAAGCTGGAAACCGTGGCCGGCACCAAGGCCAAGGTACAGCTGCTGGGTTGTGGCTCCATCCTGGGTCACGTGCGCACCGCCGCCCAGATCCTGGCCAGCGAGTACGGCATCGGCTCCGACGTGTTCAGCGTCACCTCCTTCAACGAGCTGGCTCGTGACGGTCAGGACGCGGATCGCTGGAACATGCTGCACCCGAACGCCGATGCTCGCGTACCGTACATCGCTCAGGTACTGGGCAGCGAAGCCACCATCGCCGCGACCGACTACATGAAGTCCTTCGCCGATCAGGTGCGTGCCTTCGTACCGACCGAGAACTACCGCGTGCTGGGTACCGACGGTTACGGCCGTTCCGACAGCCGTGCCAACCTGCGTCGTCACTTCGAAGTGAACGAATTCTACGTGGTGGTTGCTGCCCTGACCGAACTGGCCAAGCGCGGCGAGGTAGACAAGCAGGTTGTGGCTGACGCCATCGCCAAGTACGGCATCGATGCCGACAAGGTCAACCCGCTGTACGCGTAA
- the lpdA gene encoding dihydrolipoyl dehydrogenase, giving the protein MSKEIKTQVVVLGAGPAGYSAAFRAADLGLDTIIVERYSTLGGVCLNVGCIPSKALLHVAKVIEEAKALAEHGIVFGAPQTDIDKIRLWKEKVINQLTGGLAGMAKMRKVQVVNGFGKFTGPNTLEVTGEDGKTTVTFDNAIIAAGSRPVKLPFIPHDDPRVWDSTDALELTTVPGKLLVIGGGIIGLEMGTVYSSLGSEIDVVEFADQLVPAADKDIVKIYTKRVAKKFNIMLETKVTAVEAREDGLYVSYEGKHAPAEPVRYDNVLVAVGRVPNGKMLDAEKAGVAVTERGFIEVDKQLRTNVAHIHAIGDIVGQPMLAHKGVHEGHVAAEVIAGKKHYFDPKVIPSIAYTEPEMAWVGLTEKEAKQQGLNFEVATFPWAASGRAIASDCSDGMTKLIFDKESGRVIGGAIVGTNGGELLGEIGLAIEMGADAEDIALTIHAHPTLHESVGLAAEVFEGSITDLPNAKAKKKK; this is encoded by the coding sequence ATGAGTAAAGAAATCAAAACCCAGGTCGTAGTACTGGGTGCTGGCCCTGCCGGTTATTCCGCTGCCTTCCGTGCAGCCGATCTGGGTCTGGATACTATTATCGTCGAGCGTTACTCCACCCTGGGTGGCGTCTGCCTGAACGTGGGTTGCATCCCGTCCAAGGCGCTGCTGCACGTCGCCAAAGTCATTGAAGAAGCCAAGGCGCTGGCCGAGCACGGCATCGTCTTCGGTGCCCCGCAGACCGACATCGACAAGATCCGTCTGTGGAAAGAGAAAGTCATCAACCAGCTGACCGGCGGTCTGGCTGGCATGGCCAAGATGCGTAAAGTACAGGTTGTTAACGGCTTCGGTAAATTCACCGGCCCGAACACGCTCGAAGTGACCGGGGAAGACGGCAAGACCACAGTGACCTTCGACAACGCCATCATCGCTGCCGGTTCCCGTCCGGTGAAGCTGCCGTTCATCCCGCACGATGATCCGCGCGTATGGGACTCTACCGATGCGCTGGAGCTGACTACCGTTCCTGGCAAGTTGCTGGTTATCGGTGGCGGCATCATCGGCCTGGAGATGGGTACCGTGTACTCCTCCCTGGGTTCCGAGATCGACGTGGTGGAATTTGCCGACCAGCTGGTACCGGCTGCCGACAAAGACATCGTCAAGATCTACACCAAGCGCGTGGCCAAGAAGTTCAACATCATGCTGGAGACCAAGGTCACCGCAGTTGAAGCCCGTGAAGATGGCCTGTACGTTTCCTACGAAGGCAAGCATGCCCCGGCCGAGCCGGTGCGTTACGACAACGTGCTGGTTGCCGTAGGTCGTGTGCCGAACGGCAAGATGCTGGATGCCGAGAAGGCCGGCGTTGCCGTGACCGAACGCGGTTTCATCGAAGTGGACAAGCAGCTGCGTACCAACGTGGCGCACATCCACGCCATCGGTGACATCGTTGGTCAGCCGATGCTGGCTCACAAGGGTGTGCACGAAGGCCACGTGGCTGCCGAAGTCATCGCCGGCAAGAAGCACTACTTCGACCCGAAAGTGATCCCGTCCATCGCCTACACCGAGCCAGAGATGGCCTGGGTTGGTCTGACCGAGAAGGAAGCCAAGCAACAAGGGCTGAACTTCGAAGTCGCCACCTTCCCGTGGGCTGCTTCCGGTCGCGCCATCGCGTCCGACTGCTCCGACGGCATGACCAAGCTGATCTTCGACAAGGAGAGCGGCCGCGTCATCGGTGGTGCCATCGTGGGTACCAACGGTGGTGAACTGCTGGGTGAAATCGGTCTGGCCATCGAGATGGGTGCCGACGCCGAAGACATCGCGCTGACCATCCACGCTCACCCGACTCTGCACGAGTCCGTGGGTCTGGCTGCCGAAGTGTTCGAAGGCTCCATCACCGACCTGCCGAACGCCAAGGCCAAGAAGAAGAAGTAA
- the pdhR gene encoding pyruvate dehydrogenase complex transcriptional repressor PdhR, with protein sequence MPYLKITQPKLADAIVAELEQMILEGSLQPGQKLPPERELAIQFQVSRPSLREAIQRLEARGLLYRRQGGGTYVQNALSKGIADPLFELLSTHPEAQYDLLEFRHALEGICAYYAALRGTDADFERIRQVQSAIEEAGQQGSLVSESAAVTQFYLAVAEASHNVVLLHLLRAMGPMLEQNILRNNEILNRRPGVVAKIRRHRAHLIEAILSGAPERARAACHEHLAFIEDTLLDMQREDSRIQRSMRRIRQQEN encoded by the coding sequence ATGCCCTATCTCAAGATTACTCAACCCAAGTTGGCCGACGCCATTGTCGCCGAGCTGGAACAGATGATTCTGGAAGGCAGTTTGCAGCCGGGCCAGAAGTTGCCGCCTGAGCGGGAACTGGCCATCCAGTTTCAGGTGTCGCGCCCCTCGCTGCGCGAAGCCATCCAGCGCCTCGAGGCAAGAGGACTCTTGTATCGTCGTCAGGGCGGCGGCACTTACGTACAAAACGCCTTGAGCAAAGGGATTGCCGATCCCCTGTTCGAGCTGCTCAGCACTCACCCGGAAGCCCAGTATGACCTGCTGGAGTTTCGCCACGCACTGGAAGGCATCTGCGCCTACTATGCTGCGTTACGGGGTACGGACGCCGATTTCGAGCGCATCCGTCAGGTGCAGTCCGCCATCGAGGAGGCCGGCCAGCAAGGCTCGCTGGTCAGCGAATCCGCTGCCGTCACCCAGTTCTATCTGGCGGTGGCCGAGGCGTCCCACAACGTGGTGCTGCTGCATCTGCTGCGGGCCATGGGCCCCATGCTTGAGCAGAACATTTTACGCAATAACGAAATTCTGAATCGCCGTCCGGGAGTGGTCGCCAAGATCCGTCGCCATCGCGCGCATCTGATCGAGGCTATCCTGTCGGGGGCTCCGGAGCGGGCCAGGGCAGCTTGTCATGAGCACCTGGCCTTTATCGAGGACACCTTGTTGGATATGCAGAGGGAAGACAGCCGGATCCAGCGATCCATGCGTCGGATCCGTCAGCAGGAAAACTAA